A stretch of the Chlorobiota bacterium genome encodes the following:
- a CDS encoding 4a-hydroxytetrahydrobiopterin dehydratase, translated as MSLNKKNCVACSGEIPPLNQIEILEFLKELDPSWECINNHHLEINFKLKDFVTALEMTNKIGMLAEEENHHPDLHLSWGKVKVVIFTHKINGLTENDFILASKIDMLNK; from the coding sequence ATGTCTTTAAATAAAAAGAATTGCGTTGCTTGTTCAGGTGAAATTCCTCCTCTAAATCAAATAGAAATTTTAGAATTTTTGAAAGAATTAGATCCTTCATGGGAATGTATTAATAATCATCATTTAGAGATAAATTTCAAGTTAAAAGATTTTGTTACAGCATTGGAAATGACAAACAAGATAGGAATGTTAGCTGAGGAAGAAAACCATCATCCTGATTTACATTTAAGTTGGGGAAAAGTTAAGGTTGTAATTTTTACTCATAAAATAAATGGCCTCACTGAAAATGATTTTATTTTGGCTTCTAAAATTGATATGTTAAATAAATAA
- a CDS encoding DUF4292 domain-containing protein → MNKLKFHFLLLLLVIISACSTSSKIPQKPIVKDTLNSGSQVKTSSQKSINDIAIEKLFTLTDITPNLSIEGSMRVTGIPIGISFEAVIKRKDSLKLILTGPFGISVGALSATPDHFIFYNARQDEVIEGTPNKETFKKLIQIDMDYYDIVSLLRGELSKQPVIGNFTVQEFKDSLCFKTTLIPKEEYTILQNQNSLQNYTRYSDLKNKEITVKYSDFKSLNDKRLFAMKSDAQIFSSNQNLRLSVDEVKDEIENGNYCTIKFPSDVKRKKM, encoded by the coding sequence ATGAATAAACTAAAATTTCATTTTTTACTATTATTATTAGTAATAATTTCAGCTTGTTCAACAAGTAGTAAAATTCCTCAAAAACCAATTGTGAAAGATACATTAAATAGTGGATCTCAAGTAAAAACTAGTTCACAAAAAAGTATTAATGATATTGCAATTGAAAAATTGTTCACATTAACCGATATTACACCAAATCTTTCTATAGAAGGTTCAATGAGGGTTACAGGTATTCCAATAGGAATTTCATTTGAAGCAGTTATTAAAAGAAAAGATTCATTGAAATTAATTTTAACTGGACCCTTTGGAATATCTGTTGGTGCTTTATCTGCCACACCAGACCATTTCATTTTTTACAATGCTAGGCAAGATGAGGTAATTGAGGGAACACCAAACAAGGAAACATTCAAAAAACTTATTCAAATAGATATGGATTATTATGATATAGTTTCATTGTTAAGAGGTGAGCTTTCAAAACAACCAGTTATCGGGAATTTTACAGTTCAAGAATTTAAAGATAGCCTGTGCTTTAAAACCACTTTAATTCCAAAGGAAGAGTATACAATTTTACAAAATCAAAATTCGCTTCAAAACTATACTAGATATTCAGATCTTAAAAATAAAGAAATTACTGTTAAATATTCAGACTTCAAATCATTGAATGATAAAAGGCTATTTGCTATGAAATCAGATGCTCAAATATTTTCCTCTAATCAAAATTTGAGATTATCAGTTGATGAAGTAAAAGATGAAATTGAGAATGGAAATTATTGTACAATAAAATTTCCATCTGATGTTAAAAGAAAAAAGATGTAA
- a CDS encoding mechanosensitive ion channel family protein, whose protein sequence is MNENFSDLSKYFSLQTFTSFAVTFGLRSLSALIILFVGYFLIRICLSILRRASRRVITDITISRYLFNSVRILLWSILILTIIGLFGIPTLSFATILGALTLAVGLGVQGSLTNFSSGLMLLLLRPFKTGDNIEVSGIRGNVIEIGMFATEISTKENSRAYIPNSSIFSSVIINRSKTEYLKLEMMITVSENTDINRLQQICQRVLVSNEYVLENPRPEVSFTEANRAGITISIKPSVNVMLADTAKSLILKNIREELSKDGIVVVMQ, encoded by the coding sequence ATGAACGAAAATTTTTCTGATCTTTCTAAATATTTCAGTTTACAAACATTCACATCATTTGCTGTTACGTTTGGATTAAGATCATTATCGGCTTTAATAATATTGTTCGTTGGATATTTTTTAATAAGAATATGTTTATCAATTCTTAGAAGAGCTTCAAGAAGAGTTATTACTGATATTACAATTTCAAGATATTTGTTTAACTCAGTTAGAATTCTTCTTTGGTCAATTTTAATTCTAACAATTATTGGTTTGTTTGGAATTCCTACTTTATCTTTTGCTACTATTTTAGGAGCGTTGACATTAGCTGTAGGACTTGGTGTACAAGGATCTTTAACAAATTTTTCATCTGGTTTAATGTTACTTTTATTAAGACCATTTAAAACAGGTGATAACATCGAAGTTTCTGGAATTAGAGGAAATGTAATTGAAATTGGGATGTTTGCAACTGAAATTAGCACTAAAGAAAACTCAAGAGCTTACATTCCAAATAGTTCGATATTTTCAAGTGTAATAATAAATAGGAGTAAAACTGAATACTTGAAATTGGAAATGATGATAACAGTTTCAGAGAATACAGATATAAATAGACTACAACAAATTTGCCAGAGAGTATTAGTTTCAAATGAATATGTATTAGAAAATCCAAGACCTGAAGTATCTTTTACAGAAGCAAATAGAGCAGGAATAACTATTTCTATTAAGCCTTCAGTTAATGTAATGCTTGCAGATACAGCAAAATCATTAATATTAAAAAATATTCGTGAAGAGTTAAGTAAAGATGGAATTGTAGTTGTTATGCAATAA
- the asnB gene encoding asparagine synthase (glutamine-hydrolyzing): protein MCGIAGVFGTGSKSELKAMSDIISHRGPDDSGEVWFEEDNCGLAHRRLSIIDLSVLGHQPMKNKSGNNWITFNGEIYNYLELRLRLISLGHSFTTNSDTEVILAAFDQWGYNCLKEFNGMFAFAIYNSISKELFIARDQLGIKPFYYYHRNNVFAFASEAKSLFEVKSISKEIEFDAVVSSLLFLWVPEPETGFKNIFKLEAGHFGIFKNSDLIIKQYWDVPISYDIQEKSEEYYIDELDEILNKVVKRQMISDVQVGAFLSGGLDSSLVVALMRKINNGTINTYTIGFSEEDKKLEAMSDDSKYAKIVAQHFGTTHHEIQVGTDINKLMPKMLWHLDDPIADGAAINTYLISKGAKDKGTTVLLSGMGGDEVFGGYRKQLATLLISKYHRIPNIFRKGFIEPISNLLPVNIFNKGIKFTRWTKKFLRSAQYDPLSAFIFGFAYLNESELNQVLNLKFSKSSIEEYYPIKKYREVAKKCNGADLISQMTYLDTKLFLPGINLAYSDKSAMAASVESRPPLIDVELVEFASRLPPKYKINGKIQKYLLKKVAERYIPKEIIYRPKAAFGTPIRAWMKRGLDKEVREMFNNPSEIITEYINPKLPLQFLEEHIAGKADNAHRLWGLYSVGLWLNGIKNNYHT from the coding sequence ATGTGTGGAATAGCTGGAGTTTTTGGTACTGGTAGCAAAAGTGAGTTGAAAGCAATGTCTGATATTATTTCTCATCGAGGACCAGATGATAGTGGTGAAGTTTGGTTTGAAGAAGATAATTGTGGATTAGCTCATAGGAGGTTATCAATAATTGATTTGTCTGTATTGGGTCATCAACCAATGAAAAACAAATCTGGAAACAATTGGATTACATTTAATGGTGAAATTTATAATTACCTAGAACTCAGGTTAAGGTTAATTTCTTTAGGTCATAGTTTTACAACAAATTCTGACACAGAGGTTATACTTGCTGCGTTTGATCAATGGGGATATAACTGTTTAAAAGAGTTTAATGGAATGTTTGCTTTTGCTATTTATAATTCAATTTCTAAAGAACTCTTTATTGCTCGTGATCAACTTGGAATAAAACCATTTTACTATTATCATAGAAATAATGTGTTTGCCTTTGCTAGTGAAGCAAAATCATTATTTGAAGTTAAATCAATCTCGAAAGAGATTGAATTTGATGCGGTTGTAAGTTCATTGCTTTTTTTGTGGGTACCAGAACCTGAAACTGGATTTAAAAATATTTTTAAACTTGAAGCAGGTCACTTTGGGATATTTAAAAATTCTGATTTAATAATTAAACAATATTGGGATGTACCTATTTCATATGATATCCAAGAAAAATCTGAAGAATATTATATTGATGAATTAGATGAAATACTTAATAAAGTTGTTAAAAGGCAAATGATTTCAGATGTTCAAGTTGGAGCTTTTTTATCAGGTGGGTTAGATTCAAGTTTGGTTGTTGCACTAATGAGAAAAATTAATAATGGAACAATTAATACTTATACAATTGGATTTTCTGAAGAGGATAAAAAGTTAGAAGCAATGAGTGATGATTCAAAATATGCTAAAATTGTTGCTCAACATTTTGGTACTACACATCATGAAATTCAAGTAGGAACAGATATAAACAAACTGATGCCAAAAATGTTATGGCATTTAGATGATCCAATTGCTGATGGTGCTGCTATTAATACTTACCTAATTTCTAAAGGAGCAAAAGATAAAGGGACAACTGTCCTTCTTAGCGGTATGGGTGGTGATGAAGTTTTTGGAGGTTATAGGAAGCAACTTGCAACTTTGTTAATTAGTAAATATCACAGAATACCCAATATATTTAGAAAAGGATTCATTGAACCAATTAGCAATTTATTGCCAGTAAATATTTTTAATAAAGGAATTAAATTTACAAGATGGACCAAAAAATTTCTTAGAAGTGCACAATATGATCCATTAAGTGCATTTATTTTTGGGTTTGCTTATCTAAATGAAAGTGAGTTGAATCAGGTATTAAATTTAAAATTTTCTAAAAGTTCAATTGAAGAATATTATCCTATCAAAAAATACCGTGAAGTAGCTAAAAAATGCAATGGAGCAGATTTAATTTCACAAATGACATATCTTGATACAAAACTTTTTTTACCTGGAATTAACCTGGCTTATTCTGATAAATCTGCAATGGCTGCAAGCGTTGAAAGCAGACCACCATTGATAGATGTGGAGCTTGTTGAATTTGCATCTAGATTACCACCTAAGTATAAAATAAATGGAAAGATTCAAAAATATTTATTAAAAAAAGTTGCTGAAAGGTATATTCCTAAAGAGATAATTTATCGCCCTAAAGCAGCTTTTGGTACACCAATACGTGCTTGGATGAAACGTGGTTTGGATAAAGAAGTTCGTGAGATGTTTAATAATCCAAGTGAAATTATTACAGAATATATTAACCCTAAATTACCTCTTCAATTTTTAGAGGAACATATTGCAGGGAAAGCTGATAATGCTCACAGGCTCTGGGGTTTATACTCGGTTGGTTTGTGGCTAAATGGTATTAAAAACAATTATCATACTTAA
- a CDS encoding glycosyltransferase, which yields MKKLVIIGPLPPPFMGPAVATKRFIESEFLKSKLEVIHFDTTDKEGIEEIGLLNFNNIFQGLKHSFLFILCLLKHKPDVVYISIARGFWGFLRDLFFIIPSKIFFVKVIVHLRAGRFDIIHDNGILGKAIAQIGLMFCDKALVLGKTLMGVFGESINSNKVSILCNGMLLEGWDAGKWQDERHNKNTFNIVCISNLYHDKGIHILISSMPEVLIQFPDVVLNIAGDWQGVDYDKMCYKIIEENSLSNCVNILKRVNDEQKKELLRNSDVAVFVPVAPEGLPWVVLEAMSAALPVIGTSQGTMNEVIQNEFTGFIIPTNDVKNLSKIIIELLNDKELRLDMGNNGRKRVEDFYSEKITHNNLVDIVFNVLTKK from the coding sequence ATGAAAAAATTAGTTATTATTGGTCCTCTACCACCCCCTTTTATGGGTCCTGCTGTTGCAACAAAAAGATTTATTGAAAGCGAATTTTTAAAATCTAAACTTGAAGTAATTCACTTTGATACTACTGATAAAGAAGGTATTGAAGAAATTGGACTTCTCAATTTTAATAATATTTTTCAAGGACTTAAACATTCTTTTCTGTTTATTTTATGTTTATTAAAACATAAACCAGATGTTGTTTACATTTCAATTGCTAGAGGTTTTTGGGGATTTTTGAGAGATCTTTTTTTTATTATTCCATCAAAAATATTTTTTGTAAAAGTGATTGTTCACTTAAGAGCAGGTAGGTTTGATATAATCCATGATAATGGAATTCTAGGTAAAGCAATAGCACAAATTGGTTTAATGTTTTGTGATAAAGCATTAGTTTTAGGTAAAACATTAATGGGAGTATTTGGAGAATCGATTAATTCAAATAAAGTTTCAATACTTTGTAATGGTATGCTACTTGAAGGTTGGGATGCAGGTAAATGGCAAGATGAAAGGCATAATAAAAATACTTTCAATATAGTTTGCATTTCTAATTTGTATCACGACAAAGGTATTCATATTTTAATTTCATCAATGCCTGAAGTATTAATACAATTTCCTGATGTAGTTTTAAATATTGCTGGAGATTGGCAAGGAGTTGATTATGATAAAATGTGCTATAAAATTATTGAAGAAAATTCACTCTCGAATTGTGTCAATATTTTAAAAAGAGTAAATGATGAACAAAAAAAGGAACTATTAAGAAATTCAGATGTAGCAGTTTTTGTACCTGTTGCTCCTGAAGGATTGCCATGGGTTGTTCTTGAAGCTATGAGCGCTGCATTGCCTGTAATTGGAACATCTCAAGGTACGATGAACGAAGTTATTCAAAACGAATTTACTGGATTTATTATCCCAACCAATGATGTTAAGAACTTAAGTAAAATTATAATTGAACTTTTAAATGATAAAGAGCTAAGGTTAGATATGGGCAATAATGGAAGGAAAAGAGTTGAGGATTTTTATTCAGAAAAAATAACTCACAATAATTTAGTAGATATTGTATTTAATGTTTTAACAAAAAAATAA
- a CDS encoding lysophospholipid acyltransferase family protein, protein MIEAKSSYIHKKFWTWIFSRILKKRFNKFTRIGINNLNEWENKINKSTPLILAGNHSSWYDAVLPVVISFSDYKFDAYAMMEDLQIIKYKFFSKIGCFSINLKNSKSAAISLRYTINLLNNKKRVLWIYPQGKIVNQEIRPIVCSKGISQIISSLEKSIFIPFAIRIDYNENEYPDIIIKFGNPIFFNKSDNFTKDKIMDIISESINLESDKLKSIVLFENNK, encoded by the coding sequence TTGATTGAAGCTAAATCTTCATACATACATAAAAAATTTTGGACTTGGATTTTTTCAAGGATTCTAAAAAAGAGATTTAATAAATTTACTAGGATTGGTATAAATAATCTTAATGAATGGGAAAATAAAATTAATAAATCTACCCCTTTAATCTTAGCTGGAAATCATAGTTCTTGGTATGATGCTGTTTTGCCAGTAGTAATTTCTTTTTCAGATTACAAATTTGATGCTTATGCAATGATGGAAGATTTGCAGATTATAAAGTACAAATTCTTCTCTAAAATAGGTTGTTTTTCTATCAATCTTAAAAACTCAAAATCAGCTGCAATTTCATTAAGGTACACAATAAATCTACTAAATAATAAAAAAAGAGTATTATGGATTTATCCTCAAGGGAAAATTGTTAATCAAGAAATTAGACCAATAGTATGCTCAAAAGGAATTTCTCAAATAATTTCATCTTTAGAAAAATCTATATTTATTCCATTTGCAATTAGAATTGATTATAATGAAAATGAGTACCCTGACATAATCATCAAATTTGGCAATCCAATTTTTTTCAATAAATCGGATAACTTTACTAAAGATAAAATAATGGATATAATTTCAGAATCTATCAATTTAGAATCTGACAAATTAAAATCTATTGTACTTTTTGAAAACAACAAGTAA
- a CDS encoding 2-hydroxymuconic semialdehyde dehydrogenase yields MKEIKLFINGEFKNSSENLSFKNISPINGEVISIVHEAGKQDVDNAVSSAKSALNGEWGKMKLNDRLDLIAGVSDGIINRFNDFLEAEIYDTGKPISFASQVDIPRGAANFKIFSQLSRNISTECFQTDTDDGLGAINYSLRHPLGVVAVVCPWNLPLLLMTWKVSPALACGNTVIVKPSEETPTTASLLGEVMNSVGIPKGVYNVLQGFGPNSAGEFLTSHPDISAITFTGESRTGSAIMRSAANTVKHISFELGGKNPSIIFDDCDFDAAVAGTVRSVFANCGQVCLCSERVYVHRSIFDKFVNALKIKAQELKFGDPFDYTTTLGPLISNDHKEKVLYYYNLAKEEGATFVTGGGVPKLHNKYNNGSYVEPTIITGLSENARCVKEEIFGPICHIQPFDTDEEAISMANDSVYGLCAAIWTTNLKRAHITASKLETGIVWVNSWFLRDLRTPFGGIKLSGIGREGGLHSINFYSELKNICIKM; encoded by the coding sequence GTGAAGGAAATTAAGTTGTTTATAAATGGAGAATTTAAAAATTCTTCTGAAAATTTATCATTTAAAAATATTTCTCCAATAAATGGAGAAGTAATTTCAATTGTTCATGAAGCAGGCAAACAAGATGTTGATAATGCAGTTAGTTCTGCAAAATCTGCTTTGAATGGAGAATGGGGTAAGATGAAACTCAATGATAGATTAGATTTAATTGCAGGAGTTTCAGATGGTATTATTAATAGATTTAATGATTTTTTAGAAGCTGAAATTTATGATACGGGTAAACCAATCTCATTTGCCTCTCAGGTAGATATTCCAAGAGGAGCTGCTAATTTCAAAATATTTTCACAGTTAAGTAGAAATATTTCTACTGAATGTTTTCAAACTGATACAGATGATGGTTTAGGTGCTATAAACTATTCCTTAAGGCATCCATTAGGAGTTGTGGCTGTTGTTTGTCCTTGGAACTTACCATTACTATTAATGACTTGGAAAGTTTCTCCTGCTTTAGCTTGTGGTAATACAGTTATTGTAAAGCCATCAGAAGAAACTCCAACAACTGCATCTTTACTTGGTGAGGTTATGAATTCAGTAGGTATTCCAAAAGGTGTTTATAATGTGTTGCAAGGATTCGGACCTAATTCAGCTGGTGAATTTTTAACTTCTCATCCTGATATTTCTGCAATAACTTTTACAGGAGAAAGTAGAACAGGTTCTGCTATTATGAGGTCTGCAGCTAATACAGTAAAACATATTTCTTTTGAATTGGGCGGTAAAAATCCATCAATCATTTTTGATGATTGTGATTTCGATGCTGCAGTTGCTGGAACAGTACGTTCAGTATTTGCAAATTGTGGTCAGGTATGTTTGTGCTCCGAACGAGTTTATGTTCACAGAAGTATTTTTGATAAATTTGTAAATGCATTAAAAATTAAAGCACAAGAATTAAAATTTGGGGATCCTTTTGACTATACAACCACCCTTGGTCCTCTAATTAGCAATGATCATAAAGAAAAAGTTTTATACTACTATAACTTAGCAAAAGAAGAAGGTGCTACTTTTGTAACAGGTGGTGGAGTACCTAAATTACATAATAAATATAATAATGGAAGTTATGTTGAACCTACAATAATTACTGGTTTATCAGAAAATGCAAGGTGTGTAAAAGAAGAAATATTTGGTCCTATTTGCCACATCCAACCATTTGATACAGATGAAGAAGCAATATCAATGGCAAATGATTCAGTATATGGCTTGTGTGCTGCCATTTGGACAACTAATTTAAAACGAGCTCATATAACTGCTTCAAAATTAGAAACTGGGATTGTATGGGTTAACTCATGGTTTTTAAGGGATTTAAGAACCCCTTTCGGGGGCATTAAATTGAGTGGTATTGGGCGTGAAGGAGGATTGCATTCAATTAATTTCTATAGTGAATTAAAAAATATTTGCATTAAAATGTAG
- a CDS encoding OmpA family protein: MKVKLLIYLITLIVLSISQNLKAQVQDTIRYGNDFSDLERVQMRYGLYAHIGLNMHYAKLFRGIPEANTCIDFDNLGYENGSGIGFAFGGLFEIPLNKFRFMARLNYYQLDASMTTKANIGPVSVPDKSDTVSAITEYRFKSNLGIISMDFTCGYSVLKAMNLRAGLEFGFMPIANYEQEEYLLSPESGSFVNDDGTHTKVRNKTSGPMSETSNRTAFVLNGDYELPLNLTKRLLLVPEFYTSIALNNLRPDKNWSASQVRAGIAVKWLLPPPEPPPLQPKPPLPPIAVKLKIIGIDNNGQEKENPVVKVEEFINTQIHPLLNYVFFDQSSFVLPERYVTLNNDSANKFLEKSLFAEKTLDVYHNILNIVGKRMRDNSTATLKLVGTNSNESWELNNTSLSKSRAENVKKYLTEVFSIDPIRISISSRNLPETPSNINDIDGISENRRVELYSNMEAILDPVILIDTIKTVEPKSIKLVPEINAPAGVRNLQTQINQGQMLLQDFTDPKSYSNLEWDVIKDGRMELNSNKPVYATITLTDSLLRSVTDTVQIPVNQLSIQKKKENRIGDMVIENYRLITFEFDRPELKQASLKIVEMIKRSIKQNSEVDITGYTDRLGDDVHNSELSIKRANATSKALNTPINKVTGAGETLTLYPNDLPEGRFYCRTVEVQVKTPINN, translated from the coding sequence ATGAAAGTTAAATTATTAATCTATTTAATTACATTAATAGTTCTATCAATATCACAAAATTTAAAAGCTCAAGTACAAGACACTATAAGGTATGGTAACGATTTTAGTGATTTGGAAAGAGTTCAAATGCGATATGGCTTATATGCTCATATTGGCTTAAATATGCATTATGCTAAATTATTTAGGGGTATTCCAGAGGCAAATACTTGTATCGACTTTGATAATTTAGGATATGAGAATGGTAGTGGAATTGGGTTTGCTTTTGGCGGATTGTTTGAAATACCTTTAAATAAATTTAGGTTTATGGCAAGATTGAATTATTATCAATTAGATGCTTCAATGACTACCAAAGCTAATATTGGTCCTGTAAGCGTTCCCGATAAAAGTGATACTGTTTCTGCTATTACTGAATACAGATTCAAATCTAATTTAGGAATTATTTCAATGGATTTTACATGTGGTTATAGTGTTTTAAAAGCTATGAATTTAAGAGCTGGATTGGAATTTGGTTTTATGCCAATTGCTAATTATGAACAAGAAGAATACTTGCTTTCTCCTGAGAGTGGTTCGTTTGTTAATGATGATGGAACTCATACTAAGGTTAGGAATAAAACAAGTGGACCAATGAGTGAAACTTCTAATAGAACAGCATTTGTATTGAATGGTGATTATGAATTGCCTTTAAATTTAACTAAAAGATTGCTACTTGTACCTGAATTTTATACATCAATTGCTCTAAATAATTTAAGACCAGATAAAAATTGGAGTGCAAGCCAAGTTAGAGCAGGAATTGCAGTAAAATGGTTATTACCACCACCTGAACCACCTCCATTGCAACCAAAGCCACCATTACCACCTATTGCAGTTAAATTAAAAATTATTGGAATAGATAATAACGGACAAGAAAAAGAAAATCCTGTGGTTAAAGTTGAAGAATTTATAAACACTCAAATACATCCACTTTTGAATTATGTATTCTTTGATCAAAGTTCATTTGTGTTGCCAGAAAGATATGTTACATTAAATAATGATTCAGCAAATAAATTTTTAGAGAAATCACTTTTTGCAGAAAAAACACTTGATGTTTACCATAACATTTTGAACATTGTTGGTAAAAGAATGCGAGATAATTCAACTGCAACTTTAAAATTAGTTGGAACTAATTCAAATGAAAGTTGGGAGCTCAATAATACTTCATTATCAAAGTCTAGAGCTGAAAATGTTAAAAAATATTTAACTGAAGTTTTCTCAATTGATCCAATTAGAATTAGTATTTCATCTAGAAATTTACCTGAAACACCTTCAAATATCAATGATATAGACGGTATTTCAGAGAATCGAAGAGTTGAGTTGTATTCAAATATGGAAGCAATTTTAGATCCAGTTATATTGATAGATACTATAAAAACTGTTGAACCAAAATCAATCAAATTAGTACCTGAGATTAACGCCCCAGCAGGTGTAAGAAATTTACAAACTCAAATTAATCAGGGTCAAATGTTACTACAAGATTTTACTGATCCAAAATCCTATAGTAATTTAGAATGGGATGTAATAAAGGATGGACGAATGGAATTAAACTCAAACAAACCTGTTTATGCAACAATTACATTAACTGATTCATTACTAAGAAGTGTAACTGACACTGTTCAAATTCCTGTAAATCAACTTTCAATTCAAAAGAAAAAAGAAAATAGAATAGGAGATATGGTTATTGAGAATTATAGATTAATCACTTTTGAGTTTGATAGACCTGAATTAAAGCAAGCAAGTTTGAAAATTGTTGAAATGATTAAAAGAAGCATTAAACAAAATTCAGAAGTTGATATCACAGGATATACAGATAGATTAGGAGATGATGTGCACAATTCAGAGCTTTCAATAAAAAGGGCTAATGCAACTTCAAAAGCTTTAAACACTCCAATAAATAAAGTAACTGGTGCAGGTGAAACTTTAACATTATATCCAAATGATTTACCAGAAGGAAGATTCTATTGTAGAACAGTGGAAGTTCAAGTTAAAACTCCAATCAATAACTGA
- a CDS encoding GDP-mannose 4,6-dehydratase — protein MSDRKTILITGCAGFIGSNLAEKLISNGNYIIGIDNFDSYYSREIKEKNISQLVSSSNFKIIEDDIRNQKVMENLISESDIIIHLAARAGVRPSIENPMLYQSVNIEGTNVILEAMRKLNKKKLIFASSSSVYGNNKSIPFSEKDSVDFPISPYAATKKSGELLCYTYHHLFGIDVACLRFFTVYGPRQRPEMAIHLFTDLIEKVLEIKMFGDGSTARDYTYIDDIIQGIECVIENLKGYNIYNFGENQTTTLKELINIISKKLGKNPIIKTMPSQPGDVENTFADISKAKTIGYNPQTKINEGIDKFVKWYKENSI, from the coding sequence ATGTCGGATAGAAAAACAATTTTAATTACTGGATGTGCTGGATTCATTGGTTCTAACTTAGCCGAGAAGTTGATTTCTAATGGTAATTACATTATTGGAATAGATAACTTTGATTCATACTATTCAAGAGAAATTAAAGAAAAAAATATTTCCCAATTAGTTTCATCATCTAATTTTAAAATAATTGAAGATGATATTAGGAATCAAAAAGTAATGGAAAACTTAATCTCTGAATCTGATATTATAATTCATCTTGCTGCCAGAGCTGGTGTACGTCCTTCTATTGAAAATCCAATGTTGTACCAATCTGTTAACATTGAAGGTACAAATGTTATTCTTGAGGCAATGAGAAAGTTAAACAAAAAAAAATTGATTTTTGCTAGTTCATCCTCGGTTTATGGAAACAATAAAAGTATTCCTTTTTCAGAAAAAGATAGTGTAGATTTTCCTATAAGTCCTTATGCAGCAACTAAAAAATCTGGTGAGTTATTATGTTATACTTACCATCATTTATTTGGAATTGATGTTGCATGTTTAAGATTTTTTACTGTTTATGGTCCTAGACAAAGACCCGAAATGGCAATTCATTTGTTTACAGATTTAATTGAAAAAGTGTTGGAAATTAAAATGTTTGGTGATGGATCAACTGCTAGAGATTATACTTATATAGATGATATTATTCAAGGAATTGAATGTGTGATTGAGAATTTAAAAGGTTACAACATTTACAACTTTGGTGAAAATCAAACCACTACATTAAAAGAGTTAATTAATATCATATCAAAAAAACTAGGAAAAAATCCAATAATAAAAACAATGCCATCACAACCTGGTGATGTTGAGAATACTTTTGCTGATATTTCAAAAGCTAAAACAATTGGATATAACCCTCAGACTAAGATAAATGAAGGTATTGATAAATTTGTAAAATGGTATAAAGAAAATTCAATTTGA